The genomic DNA GTCCGCGATTTCGGGAACAGTGCTCAAAATCTGATCCGTTGCCGATGAAACTCGGTCCCATATCAGTTTCTCTATATAGCGCCGGACTTCCACGGAATGCCCTTCCGGTAGGGCCTCACCGGCCAGCCTCCTTTTCATGTCGGCAAAAACTCGAACGTGTCGTTGCTCCGCGGCAATCAAATGTTCAAACACCAAGGTTACGGGCGGTCCGAGCGAAGCTTTCGCACAAGCCTTATAGAACCCCAGACCTTCGTGTTCCATTTCGATCGCCAGATCCAGGATTTCTGCGGGGCGCAGAAAGGGGTCGTCCATGGCTTGACCTCGTCTGACGGTATGACCGTCCGGTACAGTGACCAAGGGCTGGCTTCTCGATAAAGTGAGGGGGGAGCTTTATCGCAACTTCCGCATCTCGTTCGATGAATTCAGAAGTCGAAACTTATAGGCAAAGATACTATTGTTCGACC from Desulfomonile tiedjei includes the following:
- a CDS encoding ferritin family protein; translated protein: MDDPFLRPAEILDLAIEMEHEGLGFYKACAKASLGPPVTLVFEHLIAAEQRHVRVFADMKRRLAGEALPEGHSVEVRRYIEKLIWDRVSSATDQILSTVPEIADPVEAVEIAMEFERKSIQLYPALKELLAPTESEIIETVIAEEHDHISRLMDLLHELES